In Brassica napus cultivar Da-Ae chromosome A3, Da-Ae, whole genome shotgun sequence, the sequence TGTTAGTCTGTGGTTTGAATGTTGAATCGGATTTTCCGTGGACGTTATAGGTAACGAACCAGGAGGCGGTTGATGTGGTTCGACCGTACTGCGTAGATGTGGAGAATCCAAAGACACTCTCTGCTTGCCAGAAACTAGTCGAGCTATCCTGTAAGAGAGGGTCCTTGGATGATATTAGTCTAATCATAATTCAGCTACAAAAGTTTGTGGCATGATTCATTAAACATCTAGTATTAAGCTAAACTTGATTAAATTCGTTAGGTCTTaagttattgaaattttttgtcGGTATttacatgtaaatataaatttcaaacattattaactaatattattattattcctGGGGATCTCAAGATCCAAGTGTCATTATCTTGcgatatgtttttttaatcaatatctTGCGATatgtttgagaaaaaaaagcaaaaactaAAAGCTATTCCATAACAAACCCTAAAAGAATATTTCATCATAAGGAAATATCATCCAAAATATTGTCATTCAGCATGTGGTGAAATAAGATGGCGAACAAGGGCCGAGATGGAGACGGCGTAGACTCCATCAGCTCTCTGCCTGATGAGCTCCTACAACACATCCTCTCTTCTCTTAAAACCGCAACTGCCGTCAAGACTTCCACCTTGTCCAAACGATGGAGGCATGTATGGTCTGGTACACCTTCTCTCTACCTCGTTTGGAACGGGCATAATTTTAAAGTTGATTCGATGAACAAAACCCTAGCTCGCTACACGGCTCACAAGATGACGAGTTTTCATCTCTATGCCGATAACATTAACAGGTCCATCGAGTCTCCTGACATTAACAGGTCCATAGAGTTCGCCATGTCCAAGAATGTGGAGAATATGTTGCTGGATATACGTTATTATAGGTATAACTTACCTGAGTTCTTGTACTTCAGTTCCACTATCAAACAACTCACACTTTCGGTACACAACTACTACTCTGATATGAAGGTTCCCACAAGCTCAGTGTCTTGGACATCTCTGAAGAAACTGTCACTGTTTTGTTGCAATTTTTCTGAGGAGTGCATGGCTAGGATTCTATCTGGTAGTCCGATTCTCGAACGCCTAAGGTTGGACTTTTGCAGTGAGCTGAAGGTTATTGATGTCAGCAAATCTCTAAGTCTGAGAACATTGGAAGCAACCATTAGTGCTGCGGGAATCCAAATTGTGGCACCACATATCCGTTGTCTCAGATTGAAAAGCTGCTTGTATCAATGTACTTTAGTTGATGTCTCTTCTTTAACCGAAGCTAACCTAGAGATTAGCGTAATGTCAACTGAAATACTGACGGATGGTTTTCCTCAAGTTATTATGCAAAAGATGGTAGAGAAGTTGCAGAACGTAGAGACACTTACCTTTGGGCCTAACCTTCTTAAGGTATACATTCCTGCATTCTCTAATATCTACTACTCATGTTAGGTTTTGATTTGCAATAATACATTCACACTATGAAATCGCTTAGATATcattaaaacataattcttATCTTAGCATCCGTAACTAGTCTTtcactaataataatattttactaaaaaagtTTTCTAAAAGCTTGAGAGAGATCTCCACTTCAGGTGCTCACAGCCTTTTGCTTTcttcttgatatatatatattgttttggtATTTACTATATGTATGtgctcttttttgtttaaagaTATTATCTGTTGCCGAGCTCCATCATCTTCCTTTTCCGAGCTTCAAGGTTAAAGATTTGACGCTTGAGACAACGATCTCTCAAGATGTAATTCCTGGCTTAGTAACGGTGCTAGAAAACTCACCTCAGCTGAAGAAGCTAACAGTGCAACCAAAGCTCGTTAATGGCACCGTACTGGTATATATATTTTCCATATATAAGCATCTCTTATTATGCTTCCATTTCTACTGGCgagtttgaagaatctgataTATTGGGAATATGTTTGCACAACTGAGAATCTTTTTCTGTTGACAGGGGAAGTCTCTTGACGACTTGTTGGATGTGCATGGCTTGATATATTCGGATCAACGCTGGAGGTCGGAAGCGATGGTCTTTCCAAAGATTTTGACTTGGGATGTTGAGCCAAAGCATGTGGTTTCATTCATAAAACTTATtctcaaaaccacaaaaacattAGAGAAGATGGTCTTAGGGTTGGGATATTATCTTCAAGGAAGACAAGTTGAAGAGTTTCTTGAGATGGTTCCAATGCTTTGCCAAGACAACAATGTCTCCATCTCAAACAAGTTTAATCAGAGGGGTTTAGTATCAACAACAGTCTATCAAGTCCACTCTGGACTATCATCGATTGTAGGATGGCGAAAACCTTGCCCCTCCTTTGTTAAATGCAATATTGGTTCGTCATGGCTAGACGCCAATCGGAACTGTGGAGCGGCGTGGATGGTGCGTGATCACATGGGACAACCTCTGGTTCATGGACGTCGGTCATACTCCATGGTTGCATCTAGTGTGGAGGCAGACCTTCTAAGCTTCCAATGGGCTATAGAATGTTTGGCAACTAGTCATTTTGATGCAGTTGTCTTTGAATCGCCCTCTTATATTGCAGGGGAGGCAATCTTGCATCCAGAGTCCTTTCCTCAGTACGGAGCTATGCTCAACTCCATACGGAGACAGCTGGAAAGCTTCAGGCTCTGGAGCATTGCTTTCGTTCGTAAGGAAGGTAACCTCTGTGTGGATGCAATTGCTCTCAGTGTTACCCGTGATCATCGTTATCAGTCCTACATAGGGCGTGCTGGACCGTCGTGGCTTAACCAATTGATCCAAGAAGAAGCAGCTGCAACCACTAACCCCGACTAAGACCCGATAATGCCTCTGTTTCTGTTTTGGATAGAGAACTCTTCCTTGAGTTTCTTTTTCTCTGTTGGTTTGCGTTTAGGCCCTTTTGGTGCCTTGTATTATTACCTCTCTCATAACTGTTTCGAGATTGAGATATCTTTTCACATTAATGAAGTTTACCAAGTGTTAAAAAATGAGAAGTTTCCATATTCATTTACTTGAGAGTTCTAGATCTCACCTTGGTATAtacatatagatatatatatatatatatatttatacggTACAATTTAGCCTATAGGATTATTTGATTTAAGATGTAAGTGATGTAGCTTTAATATAATGGTCAGAGTCTTGGCTCTGTTTATCTAGCGTGGGAAGCCTTACGAAATTTCACTCCTTTGTACTTCCTTTACACTAGTGGATACGCTTTCACTTACCCTCTTGCTCGCCTCTTTGGCTGAAAAGTCGTTTGCTATACTCATTACCCAACCATTAGTTTGGATATGATATCTTGTGTCGTTAAAGGAACTCCATGTAACAACAACGCTTCAATCGCCAAGAGGTTTTGGTTTCTCCTTGCTTAGTTAGTGATTTAACTTCTGTTGGTTTGCTAGTGagggttttgttttgttggtaGTGACTGTAGAGTTCTATAGAAACGCCATGTACTGATGTACAGGTGTTTGCTCAAAGCTCTTATTCAAACTTGTTTCTTGTAATACACAGAGCTTTTGTGATTCTTATCCTATGGGATCATAGATGAACGCTTTGGAATTAGTGTTGTTGAGTACATGACTGCGGCTGGTGCAATCCCAATAGGTCAGACTTAAGGCTTTTATCCCAGAATTTCAGTTACTCTTATATCTTCTTAAGGctcatctgttttttttttttacttgtggTGCAGCTCACAACTCGGCTGGACCCAAAATGGACATTGTGTAGGAAGAAGATGGACAAAGAACAGGCTTTCTTGCTGAGACTGTGGAGGAATATGCTGAAGCGATCCTTGAGATTgtgaagatgaaagaaacaGAGAGGCTTAAGATGGCTGCATATGCTGGAAAATGAGCCACGAGGTTCCCTGAACAACAGTTAAGTGAGGACATAGACTTGTTGTCTTCCTGATTCTACTTGACTGGTTAAAAAGTTTTGTCATCATCAGACGTTAACTTTCAATAGCACTGTCATGTTTGCAACTACTTGCGTTGTCTTTGAACTCATGTTCTTTTCAATGAAAATTAACCAagaattagaaaaagaaaaaaaaaagttaaagggCAGGAAGAACCATGCATGGCCCGACAAACCCATTGGTCTTACTATGTCTTTGTCGCTTAACCGCAGATTGCTCTACAAACCGGCGTTAATTAGGGTTAGGTCGCTCGGTGCCGTTAAGCTGACCACAGCATCTCTACTTGTATTAGTTTGCAACTCATTTGTGTGGacaatatataacaaatatGTGATTGTGAATGACATTAAGATTCTGTAGCAGATTAAATCAATGCACTAGAGATCATTCTAGAGAAAGAAGACAAGTATTCATTGTCGGTAGTTGCTAGTTGATCTTTATAGAAAAGCCACGCATAGATGGAATATACGACGACGgggaaaaacaaaaagaaactaacaaagCATTCGAGTAGTTGATATGATTATCATAGTAACAAAAGATTGCAAGATGAAATtatttgcattgaaaatatgCCAATTATGCAAACACTTtgttataattattaatatcatATAATCGGGAGGCTTATTAACTAGGGCAGATAATTTCAAAGTTAACCTTTaaggttgtaatgttttattttctttctgttTAATTTTGATGAAAGCCGcttccaaaatttttttttattaatatcataTAGGACTATAGAAGTATAATTAGGTATATCGACATATCGTTTGAATCTCTTTTGATATTTACTTTGGGATCTAACCATACTACTAAACTTTCACCAGTTTTGACTATCATTTCTGTTTATGTAGCTAGTGTTTAACAGAagctattagttttttttactaaacAGAAGCTATTACAGTTTGAtgttaaaaattgaaaatattgttttatcaaGTTAGTTAATCGTATATGTGTATAATTATATTATCGTTTTATTTGAACCAACTTGTGTTTTGAATGGtaatatttactatttacttaGCCGTTGGTAATAACTAGCTAAGTTCTTTATATAGTTGTATACTTCAGTtttatcacaattttttttgtagtaagATTTtcacatattaaaagaaatgttaccatttttctgttttatccttgattaatatatttatgagtTTACTTGGATAAGCTAAAAATAgtataaacctaaatctaatctatctataataataaaagagAGTTTTCTCTCACCTCCTTGCGCCACGTCAGCATAAAAAGAGGGGTATTTCATGACACCTGGCAGCTCTTCATTCATCAACTTTCTTCTTTCGTCATTAACTGAAAATATCCTCTCTTTGGGCCTTCTTGCAATCATATTATTCAGACCCAATATCTCtaggttttcatattttttttgtaataaaacagAGTTTTCTCTCATTTCCTTGTGCCACGTCAGCATGAAAGGAGGGGCATTTCATGACATCTGGCAGCTCTTCATTCATCAACTTTCTTATTTCGTCGTTAACTGAAAATATCCTCTCTTTGGGCCTTCTTGCAATCATATTATTCAGACCCAATATCTCtaggttttcatattttttgtaatatcGGCAAACAAATCTTTGTTTCGCTTCCCTTCTCTTCAGATGATTCGTCCTACGAAGAGCTCTCTATAACGGCTCTGATTTTCATTTATGTGCTCCCTAAATCCGTGCGTTAACGTGATTTACCGCATTCGACCCACTCTCTAGCATTGAATCGACCTCTTCATCTTCTAATGTAACCGGCAAAGCTTTCCTATAAATTTGCAAGATCCCAGTGATGAACAACACAATCTTAACgaattttagaaattaataatcGTGGCTGAGTAGGTATGCAGGCTTCTATTTGTTTTCCCAAgtgaagtatttttttcttttccccaGTGTTTAATCGTCGGCAGCCAGACGCTGTGCTCTGTGATCGAGAACGTTGCTTTGGTAATGGCAAGCTTCCTCATGTTCTTCACGATAAAGGTAACTAAATTCCAACTTATTGACCCTGACCTCCTCTAATTTTCAACTAATTGCAATGGGAACACTGGTTTTGGACCAATAAGAAATCATAATAGAGATCTGTATTTACAGATTGGGATATAATTTTGGAATAGTCCATTGTCTATGGCTTCCATCGGTTGGAACTGTAGACCTTAAAGAGGGCTCTAGCCGTTGTTCCACGAAAGAGAAATGGTGGTGATCCTGATGGAAATCCAAGTTCGCCATCGATCAAACAGAAGACTATCAAGATGAGGTAACATGAATATATGATTTTGTTTCACTTTATAGGGGTTTGATTTTGTTCTATAAGTAGTGCTAATCGTGTTATAAATTTAGGATGACTATAAGGATGAAGCAGAGCTTGAGATTTATTGTATCCAACAACGTCTGAGCAAATGGTACGAGAGACAAAGTGCGATGATTCTTCTGCTGCCTTGCATTCTCCTAtaatttcttccttttttttgaaaaaaattgcaGGGATTAGTAAATGGGAGAAGCTGACACATAAGCAGAATCTGAGGTAGATCAACAGATAGAATAACTTTTATGGTATAGAATTCAGAAATTCAATAACTAGACATTTCTTTACAAGTCTTTTTCATATCCCTCTATTCTTCTGTTTGAAATGTGAGATATATTTAGGGGATTTATTACAGAATCGCATGTTGAAATGTTGTGACAGTGATGAGCATGCTTATTACTCATCGATTATGTCATATGGCAGGCGTAGCCTTGACAACCAAGGTAATAAAATCAGCTAAAAGGAGTATTTGGCCATGACTATTTACCTTCTCTTTATGTGTATCCATGTGCAAGAGTTAACTCACATATATTGGTACCATGAGATTTAGAaactaaagaaaataatatatagttgaaCTGTTTTGTCCTGATCGTACTGAtctcattttgtatttttataagatatttttcaAGTTGAGATAATCTTCGTGATTGTCTCATGGGATAACATTTTAGGAAGTTAAACAGAGAAAGTCAAAAGGTGCGGGCTTGACAGATGAGTTGGcagcttgaagaagaagacatttgtTCTCTCAGGATATTTTCAGTTAAGGAGTTGTTGAACATAAGTAGAAGTGCTGGATGTCTTTGGGAATTACGATTGAGGATTGTAATCATAAACAAAGCAAAACTTAGGTCTTTTGAGGCGAGAGTTCAACAGATCTTTAAGTGATGGATTTGTAAAATTTTTATTCAGATTCGGTTATTCAGTGTACGTCCGTACCATTTTGTAAGTcatctttttaaattgaatAACAAGTTACAGAGATTTGAAGGTGAAATTCAgagttattatttaaattttgtagcTTATATCTTATCAAACGGTTCTATGAGCTATGAACGTCGCTTTAGGGTAATCTGTCCACTATTTGTCTGTCTACCGGTTCGGAAGCTCCACCCAAAAATTGCTCCTCTGATGCCAGATGTGGAACGAAAGTATAGTTGCTTTCTCCTGTGATGAGACATATGTATTCAACTTATAAACTATTTGAATGAAGCCCTGACTTATCGGAAAACCCAATAAGTTGAACATAACTTGATGACACAGTTTCTTATATGTTTGAGCAACAAAAGAGGTTACTTATTTTAACTGAATGTGtcgttttttttggtcaacgaTGTGTTGTTTCTTTACAAAAATCATCACTGATATTGGACATATGTTTTTAGTAtaatgaaagaaaaaacaaatgtgCATGATTAGTTATGGAGAAAGTAGTTAAATTATTAGTGATTACACAATATTCAAGCATGATTGCATTTTTATTGAAATAAGAATTGTTGATGAAGTAAAAAAGGtgctttctttttgaaaaatgtgAAATAAGAAGACATAATTAGGATtatcataaattcaaaattgaGGACAACTTACAACTATGTACACGGTCCATTAAGAGCTTCTTCTCATATCATAGTATCTCAGCTAGAAGAAAGTTACTAAAACGGAAAGTGcggataaggagatggatgtaAGTTTTGCATCACAATGAAGATTACAAACCGGAATGAAAATAGAAAAGGAGTGAGAAGAGGTAGAGAAAGTTatgaagaaaaataaagttATGGAAATTGAAGATGAGGATAATGATGATACAAACAACAATAGCAACAAAGACAAAGATACATTGCCCTTTGCTTGCTTCATATGAAAAGAGCCAAAGAGCCTTTCATGGATCCAATTGTCACCAAATGCAAGTATAACTTCTGTGAGAATTATGCTTTTTCTCTGCTCAACTATTCATCATGCTAGAATTCAGTTCTAGGTGTAGATGATCATAGAAGATGACGTCTGAGAGGTCATATATAGTCTTTTAAGTAACaccttatttataatatatcatTAGCAAATCATGAAGAAATTATGCATAACTACTAAAACACTAAAAGTTAAATCTTATTtcattataaattgaaaatctaatatcagctgaaacaaacatatatgaaaaatatcatttgtcattaaataaaaaatattaattattatctacgaaaatattgaaactatttatatagtattttaaaatataagtttttataatgttatcacattacattatattttcagttgatttatCTTGAGGTCGATTTTCGTTTATTATCGTGAGAAAATTATTAgtgtattaattttataatttgaaactcttagaaaaaatatattacttattcttactttaaatttattcaactatatcaaagtgaaataaaaaccaaaagaatataaaccattatatttttaaatttttaaacttttaattttaattttattttttcttaaaaacattaGTAGTTCTTTCGATtcaaaccaataaaataaaattaaatttacaatatgatcttagaatttttttaatcatgtttaatttttaaaaaagttctcaaatgttatataaaattaaaatatatatttatataaaatatttttattgtaattcacccgcccgtagggcgggccaacccCTAGTTATAGTAATAAAGCAATGCTGAAAATATAGAGCCATTCTttgagaaacaaaaataaaatcctttcgctgacaaaaaaaaaacaaaaacaaaatccttagaagataattaaaatgaaattgaaTAGTATGTTTAAAGATAGTTGATTGAGCCTACTATCTAAAATGAACTGCATAGATATAAATTTGTCGGCtagaaataaattatcattcagatttgtaatctttttaaTTAACTCTAATCCATAAATTTGATGATAAAAATCGGCTCATATAACTGGAGTGTAAGTAGTTGATTAGAACCACATGCCAACGGCTTGATAAACTCGAATCTGACTGCAATCtttaacataattatatatcaaTGTGTGGTATGAAACTGCTGATTTCGAAGTGTCACTTTTAGCCCTACATATCTTGATTAACGCacattttaagatattttcaattaaaattttgaaaatagtaaGTTTTAGTGACTTATTACAACGACCACATCTACTGATTACTAAATAAAAGGCTTCTCTTCCGCATGTGAGTATGTGACAAGAAGCGCCACCAAATCTAGGTTAAAGCTCTTTTTTTTCTGTCGATGCTCATAGCAGTTTTTTTCCCAAATTACACAAAtagtttcatttttctttattgGAAAGTATTGTTTTATACTTCTAGACAGAAATTGGAacatatatagagaaatttacAGGAGAGCAATAAGGgtataaaaagttttttttatatgatttaatgatgcagttatataattttttactaatattatttaacttGTGAGcgataacaaagaaaaaactgTACGGTTGAATTTTTCAACTTGAACTTTGTCACAATTCAAAATATAGTATGGTAAGAGAAACCATCTTTTGAAGCTTTActtctcaagaaaaaaaaatgtgcggttaagaaaaaatttctaaaagttGTAGGGAAATTGTCAAATACCTTTATAACTTCAACTCATGTTTTAAATGAGCTTTATTCTAGTCTTTCTCCATCTTTTCACAGGAAAACTATGTCCTATATCAACTACATCAGCAGCATCACCAAACCTAACTGCACAGTTTTTCATTCGACCATGCATAGACGAACAAGCAACATGCATTAAATATATCTAACTATAGTACCATGCTGGCGATGCAAAAGAAACAccgtgtatttttttttttttccaactggTTTTGATTAATAAAACTTGTAGAACAGAACATACAAGAGTGAGATCTTAAACCCACAACAGGGAGACATGAACCCAAACAACGGGTGACTTAAACCCAAATAAAGGGTGACACTTGATAAAACTACAACCAACACAAGAGAACTCTAGACTCATATAACCAAAGTAAAGACAATCTTTGACAAGGGATAACAATATTAATCCTTTTACGATTTGAACAGCCGGAACTCTTGACGAGAGAGGAAGCGATGCAGTGGCCATAACAACGAAACAGAACTAAACTTACCTGAACCTCCAGTTCACAGTACCAAGCCAAAACCAACAAGAATAACATCATATACCAACCAGAGAAGAACTACAACTGGGGCAAGCTCCCTCTTCAAACGAACCTTCATCAGAAACCTTACTACCCTCAACCTCATTATACTGCTTCGATTAGCCGAAGCAACCGAGGAACACGAGAGCAAAAGACAAACCGAGAAATACACTTATCCAAAGGCCGCGACAATGACTCTTTTCTAGAGCGGGACAAGCAACCTGAAACTTCTCAAAGATGTTAGACATGTTCTGATTTCCTCACACCACCACGCCACCATCGCACACCGTTTACACCGAAGCTAGAACGAAGGTAAAAGAAGATTGACACTAAAATCCCAACAAAGACACCTCAGATTCAGCCTTTCTAAAGCCATAAACACCCTTGAACGGAGCAGAGATCTCAAAACATGGCGAGAGTTAATGGAATTGGTCCCCGGACAGCAAGATCTTAACAGAAGCTCAGTAAAATGCAGAGAAGAAACACCGTGTATatcttaattattttgttatggTCCGCGTCATGAATTTAATGGGAAACAGTTTCATTCTGTTCATGCTTTTCTTGactttaaatatgataaaacaaagcattgGCAATAAAACATTAGTGCAAGTTTTAAAGTTGACGATAAGTTCCCACTCTCCAAAGAAAGTGGCACTTTCCTTCTACTATTAACTTAGGAAACAATATAAAGTAATTAGATTGTCTATGTAGacacaaattaattaaaatatatctttgaTTGATCTTCTATTCCTcttgaacttttaaaataattctctTTCACAGAACATTGCACTATTCCTTATTCAACAAGTGAACAACATTATCAAAACtcagtatatatttattttctttcactaaaacataaacaaacaaacactaTGTAATTACTGAAATGTATATTTGGCATTTTAGATGTTGACGATGCTTAAAATAAGAATCATACACAGCTTGATTAGCCATGGGTCTCACGAAGGAAGATATCGACGTACCGCGCGATATATAAAATAGACCGAGTATTATTTGTTCATATCTAAAGTtccaaaaaacataaattaaagaaaaaaagtaaaaaaatgattggaaatttaaaacataagatgTGTGAACCCACCAATCCCGGTGAAATCATTTCCCTCCAATGATTATATTCAAACATATTCAACTTTTGACTATTTTACATTTTCGATTTTAGTTTTTCCGACTTTATAAACAGCTAGCTGGTCCTTTTCCATATGATGGAAAGTGGGGTGAAATACTTCTATTTGATTTGAACGACTAAAACTTCCAAACAACAAATACCTATCTTATATTAGATCTTGAAAACAACTTGCACATTTATCCCACCCGAAAAACGACTTGTATATactttttataagaaaacaGAACTCTTACACTACTTGAACTGCTATATTTTCATCCTTGATCTGTAATTATTAAAACACAGTCGATCAACGCGTACATATACAAttagaatcattaaaaaaaattgtgataccCACACCACACATTAGGTTGAGATTTCGGATAGcaataaaaactcatttaaccTATATTGTAGATGTTTTACGgttgaaagttgaaactgtTATGCTAGATGTGTGAGGTTCAAAGTAAATAACTGATATAAACACGTTTCGattttttctttgtcaaaaaaaaaacaacaacccCAATAAGTACTCATTCAACAAAATAGCATGTGTTCAAATGGGTAAAAAGACTAGTCATATACATCAAGGTTAAAACCAAGATACACTACCTACAAAAATCATTGTGTGGCATTCCTATTGTagataaatctttttttttttgagcacgtagataactatcaaattacaaaacatctaacattttataatttcaatttaattttttgtacaCGTAGATAACTATCAAATTACAAAATATCTAAcattttataattccaatttaatttATGTGACATACTCAAATCCTGTCCCGactatagaaaaataaattaaaattcaacaCAAAATTGCggctatataaaatttaaaaaaataagaaaaattacaagaaaacagatcatttttaaaaaaaattgatgatgaaaGGAAAAAACAGACCAATAAAAGTCTAGAATGAGTAGTATCATACCAATCACCATCAACATTAGTTTCTCCTCCTTTCATTATTTAGATCGAACCCGAGTATCTAACTCAGTTCCACTTACATCttccaaacaaaacaaaaaacacagCACCTCTTTCAGTTCTGAGTTTCAGAATCTACCCAcacaaaaaaatactataaacaaaaaaatatatactatttaataatttaaaaataagaaaataaagtatATTGGTTTTCTCGGGGATGGAGAACTCGTACGACTCAGCAGCAGCAGCCAAGTGGTCTGATTCAACAAGTCCATATAACATGGTCTCATGGTCATTATTACAACCTGGTTCCTCAGATTCTGATCTTAGCCGCTTTAACCTTGGTTCCTCTGATGAATTAGTCGGTGGGAACGACAAGGCTGAGTCGGTTTCAAGAAGCCACCGTCTAGCGGAGAAGAGACGCCGTGACCGTATTAATTCTCACCTCTCCGCGCTCCGGAAACTCGTCCCTGATTCCGACAAGGTAACACCCCTTATTCAGACAGAAATATAATGTTCTTTTAAGCTTCAATTTAGTCATCCAATTCGGTTTGTGCAAACCGGTTTTGATCTAAGCTTAATGCTTTCGGTTTAGTCATCAATTCCGGTTTTTGAAAACCGGTTTTTTAACCTTATTTCGGTTATGCAAAATTGTTGTTGCTTTAT encodes:
- the LOC106441870 gene encoding putative F-box/LRR-repeat protein At3g18150 is translated as MANKGRDGDGVDSISSLPDELLQHILSSLKTATAVKTSTLSKRWRHVWSGTPSLYLVWNGHNFKVDSMNKTLARYTAHKMTSFHLYADNINRSIESPDINRSIEFAMSKNVENMLLDIRYYRYNLPEFLYFSSTIKQLTLSVHNYYSDMKVPTSSVSWTSLKKLSLFCCNFSEECMARILSGSPILERLRLDFCSELKVIDVSKSLSLRTLEATISAAGIQIVAPHIRCLRLKSCLYQCTLVDVSSLTEANLEISVMSTEILTDGFPQVIMQKMVEKLQNVETLTFGPNLLKILSVAELHHLPFPSFKVKDLTLETTISQDVIPGLVTVLENSPQLKKLTVQPKLVNGTVLGKSLDDLLDVHGLIYSDQRWRSEAMVFPKILTWDVEPKHVVSFIKLILKTTKTLEKMVLGLGYYLQGRQVEEFLEMVPMLCQDNNVSISNKFNQRGLVSTTVYQVHSGLSSIVGWRKPCPSFVKCNIGSSWLDANRNCGAAWMVRDHMGQPLVHGRRSYSMVASSVEADLLSFQWAIECLATSHFDAVVFESPSYIAGEAILHPESFPQYGAMLNSIRRQLESFRLWSIAFVRKEGNLCVDAIALSVTRDHRYQSYIGRAGPSWLNQLIQEEAAATTNPD